Genomic window (Rosa chinensis cultivar Old Blush chromosome 6, RchiOBHm-V2, whole genome shotgun sequence):
CTACCACTAGAGttaaatttaattacaaaaactgccactggcagctctctctctcccccctccggTTATCCAAGCCCATCTAAACCCTTATCTGAACCAAAatcgctctctttctctctccaatgGCGTCCAGTACGTCTCCGACCTCTGCATTGTCACCGCTGGGGCCACGACGAGTCCAGGCTCAACTTGCCACAGAGGAATGTCTCTCTCTTTCGCAAGATCATACCTCCGCTCGCAAGTACTCGCCGGAGACCATTTTGCTGATTGTGTCGAATCTGGTACTTTGCTGAGGTGATAATCCAGCCGATCATCCATCGGTTCGATTCGCaaccatgttcgaagcacatgtaaGGCTCTTTCTGATTTTTGCTCTCTCAATTTTGATGGTTTAGCAATGAATTTGACTATCTGTGGTGCTTTGATTGTTGAAATTTGATGAAAGCCCCTTCGGCACTATCCTTGCTTGATTGTTATTGTTTATGTGATATCTCTCACAAATCTCACTCTTTCGCTTTATGAAGATCAAGTCGGCCTTGTCGATTGGTAAATTTCAATCTCGTATAGCTTAAGCGATTTTGATTTTCGATTCTTACTCGCTCGATTTCTCTAAATGAAATCGAAGTTGATTCTCTCCTTATCGAGCTTTGAATTTGATCATTTTGGAGTTGAAtatctgttttgttttgaatCCGAGATTGAATTCTATGAACTTCATTAaatatgcttggaatttgaAGTTGATTGGTTTGTTGCATTTTTCTATGAATCCGAGTTTGAAGCTTGAAttcaaaaatgttaaaatatgTATGTGGTTCTTTCAAACCCTGTGAACGATTGGTTTGTTGCCTTTTTCTATCTATAAGAATATTGTTCCAAAAGCTTTTTCAATGGTTGCCTTTTGGACTTGCATTAGCTATTGATCACCAAGTAGGATCATCTAGGCTAGAAGATATTTAAGTAATATGAAGATAAAGAAACCAACTCCTCTCTCACAAAAAATGCCTCATGCAGATCCATTGGCTCTTCGATTCCAATCCCTCCAATCTCCCAAATTTAGTAAAGGCTCCGACTCTCTCAATCTCTTCAAAATATTAATCCAAACTCGATCCATTtctaagttttttttcttctagactcattggctttggcatgaaaACTCATAAAGAACGTTTCAAAGTTTCCAGGTTCTTGAACTAATGAACTACTGTTgctgatttgaaatttttataattatgttATTTGATGTTTCATGCCTTTTTCATAGTTGGAATGTGATATTTAATAGATTATATTGCATTGACATTCTATTGAATTGGCTTTGTGTTTGATCTTATACACCGTAATGCAGTTTTTGTCAAGTGGTTTTGTTGTGATGCTTTTTCATTATGATGGTAATGTTGATGAGTGGATGCAATTTCAATGGAATGATCTTGTCATTTATGTGTCTGCAGTCAATCAAACAAAATGGTACACAAGACTTATCTTCATGCCTTCAATCATTTCATTTGTATTAGAAGTTGGCTTATTTTAGATGCGTTTCTTAGTGATAGCTTTCTTGATGCCTAGGTGGTTTGCAAAGCATTTCTTACATCCTGATGTAGTTGATCAATATAGTCGCATTCTTCTACGGGATGAGGACCTTGGAGTTGACAATTTCAATCCTCAACGGTTCTGTAGCTACATTTCcttttagcaaagttaggatgcTTGCTTGCATTTGAACTACTGTAAAAGTCTGTTGCTCAAGCTCTAAATTGTTCTTCTTCTACAACACTTCTAGGTATGTGTCCATTGTTCGAAAGGAAGGGCTTGAAATATCACAACCGGcacttgattttttcaagacaGAGGTGAACTACATGGAGAAACTTTCGAAAGAGGAGGGGATTCAGAAGAAACTCAGCAAGGATATTTTGCAATATAAAGCTCATATAATCAAGATATTTGCGGAACATAGGCACAATTAGATCTCTACAGATTTAGAGTTTTAGAAATTTGCCTAGGGCTTAGGATGCAAGTCATTGGTGAATTGTAAACTCCAGTTTATTAAATAAATTAGCTTTTTGTATCTTTTTATGATGTCACTGttatatttagttttccttaataAAACATTACTTTTATAGATGTTTTACTGCACATTCTAATTTTCGGCATCTTTTGAATTCAACAAGTCAATGTCACTGACCATTTCCAACTTTGATCACAAGTTAGTAGACAAGTCACTGAACATGTCATTGGCAATTGCATATCACTTGCCAAGTTACTGTTATATTCATGTCACTGGTCAGGTCACATTGCATTTCACTGCAAtacaagtcactgaccaagtcactggccaagtcacattgcatcattgaccatgtcactgttatacacttgtcactgaccaagttacTGGCCAAGTCATGTTGCATTTATTCATAGTAATCTCCTCAAGGGaaatcttgatgaggagataTCCCCTCAAGACCAATATGAGTGAGGAGTAATCTCCTTAAGGAAAATCTGAATGATGAGATATCCCCTCAAGGAAAATTTGGGTGAGGAGTAAAATAATTCCCTAAAGGCTAATTTGTGTGAGAAGAAATCCTCTCAAGGCTAATATGAGTGAGGAGTAATCTTCTCAAGGgaaatctgggtgaggagaTATCCCCTTAAAGAAAATTTGGGTGAAGAGTAAAGTAATTCCCTAAAGGCTAATCTGTGTGAGAATAAATCCTCTCAAAGCTAATATGGGTGAGGAGATATCCTTTAAAGAAAATTTGGGTAAGGAGTAAAGTAATTCCCTAAAGACGAATATGTGTGAGAAGAAATCCTCTCAAGGCTAATATGGGtgtgaggagaaatcacctcaaaaCTAATATGGGTGAGGAATAATCCTCTCGAGGTGAATATAGGTGAGTAGAAATCTCCTCGAGAGGAACCTGGGTGAGGAGCAAGAATTGAACCAATGACAAAGTCAGTGACATGTTCAATTACTTagtcagttacatacattgtaagtgacatggaaagtgacatgatcagttacatggtcagttacatggtcaagtcactgttaacctcaagtcattgGCCAAGTTGCATGTCACTTACTATGTCACTGTAAACCCTTGGCAAAGtcattgttaacctcaagtcacaggcaaagtcactgaccatgtcgctGTTAATTCTTGGTCAGGTTACTGGCCATGTCAATGGCTATGTAATTGATCAAGTTACTGACAAAGTCACTTACCATGTCACTTACCATGTCATTGTTATATacgtcactgaccatgtaactgtcaaTTCCTGACCAAGTTACTGGCTATGCCACTGGCCAAGTTACTGACCATGTCAGTAATCATGTAACTCTCAAAATCACTGTCACTTACCAAGTCACTGTTATATCTATGTCACATTAGTTATGTGAAATgcgtcactgaccatgtcactgttatacacatgtcactgaccaattCACTGGCCAGTGAAGTTATCAGTCATCAGACTAATAACTTGTTGTATTGTCTAACCATCAGACTATGAACCTCTTCTAAGAATTTCTCACCTAAAGTTGGACAAATACTGTAAGATATATGTTCTAACAACTGCATTACATTCATTATACGTCAAACAAAAAAGTATATAACCACCAACAAAATTATGGTGTTTTCTCTCTTTATTCCATTTATAAAAATGCACTTGAGATACAAAAGTATTAGTAATACAACATCACTTTATTCCACCTCAAATATGGCAGATTCCACTATAGACTTATGAGATTTTGCCTTCTCAAAGTTAATGGTTGCATCTTGCCTGCTTTTCACATCAACACTCTTTAGCTGAAGCATCTCCTTCCAGAGACTGAATGTTTTTATTCTATCAGATTCTCCACATGACTTTTCCCAATCTACGAGTGATTTAAGCACATTCACAAGACACTGGCAAGGTCAAGGAAAAAGAGGTCATCCAGCAACCTGTGGTACCATCAATGAATATATAGCAGCAAGAAAGCATATGATGAACTAGCCAAAACTGAGAAGGAGTAAATCGTTAAACTTACCAGCCTTTATTGAAGTAGTCTGGGACGTAACAGCCATATTGGATCTGCATTTTGCATCCCTTGAGATATTCTGGATAGAGTTGTAACCAAATGAAGAGTCAAAATACCTTGCACTATTAGATGTACAATAATACCATATTTGGAAAGTATGAAGAACATCATTGGGAAACAGTAGGTAAATTATACCATCCGCTCAAACAAGTTCAGTGCCTCAAGATCACAGTCATAGTTCACAAATATGTCAACAAGCATCTGAAGATCCTTGCAAACCTTTTCAACCATCCTGCAATCCCGCACCTCATTAGACGACcagaaaaagaaattcaaaatcataGTGATCACATTAGCCATGTGAAAACTGAGAGTGACATGTTCAAGATACTAGCAATGTGATAACCAGAAAAGGCAATACCTAAGGACACTCATTTTTTGGTTCATGGATAAATCCAAGCCATCCAGGGACTGGAGAACTATCAAAGGAAAGAAGATGCATATTTCACCCTGAATAAAAATTGTTGGCGTAAAGAACATAATATGTCAAGGTAATTTCTGTAACTATTTGTATAGATCATAGGCTCACCTTGAGACTTTCTCTAAACCGCAACAAAAgcactaaaaaaaaattccagttGCATACTGCAGGAAGGAAACTAATGATCAGAGGCAAAAATCTCATAGAATATTCTACCTAAATCCGATAAAGAATATATGTAAACCTGTAATATGATAGGGGACGGCGAAACTGAAGCTAGCAACAAAGCATATGATAGATTGATAGGTATGCTTTCAGTGAATCAATAAAATGGAAGTTCCTAGTAAATGGATGACCAACTCCTTCTAACAAACCCTGAAAGACCAAGTAATAAATCATATTATTCAAAAAACACTGAAAATAAGTGAAAGGAAAGCTCCTTATATAAGTCAATGAATAGGAAGTCTCTTCATGGATTATACATATCTTCCTTTCTCCATCCATATTCTTAGAAAGAGGAAGCTCATACTTAATAAGTTCAAGAAATTACTTTTAAATAAAACTTTCAAGTTATTTAACAGTATTAGCTACTTTGTATGTAAGCATCTATCCATAAAAGCATGCACTTAAAATCACAAATAATCTTTAATATAACTGCAGAAGCTCAAGAGATAAAATCCTCGTCTTCAAAGTGACTTCATTGTTATCTTCCTTCATGCCCATCTGCAGACCAAGTTTTGAAATTCATATAGGAGGCTTCAAGTTGCTTAAATAACTCAACAATTAGAAGACAGTGTACAAAACACAAACCACAAGTTTCAGAAAACCAGTAAAGCATCACATTGAACTATGGTCATACTCTCCAGGTCATTCCCTCTTTTAAAATAGCGCATCAGTTAGAAGCATTACAAATAAATGTGAAAGACTGGGTTTGTTAGGAATGCAAAAGAGAGATCTCAACGTATAATATCATATCCAAATCTGGTTATCTTTTTGCCATCTTCATGATGCACAACTTTGTGATTGGCTCCCACATTCATGGCCATTGAGCATTTGTTTGAACTTTATTCCTTCCAAAAATATATGGCTCCTACATTATGTCTACAATAGCCTAGGGTTTACATACACTTCACATTAAGTTCCTGAACTACATACATAAACTGACAGGCATTAATAATCGTCAcgcaaacacaaacacaaacctCATAAGCATTCACGAAAGTTTCCACAGACTGAAGTAAGCTATGTATCGCTTCAGCTCTTTTTGCTTGTTCTCCAGCATAGTATTATCATACTGAAGGTAACTAACCTTCaccaaaccaaaacaaacacaatcaGAAACCGAAAAACAGAGTCAATCTACAATCGCGGTCACTACTATTTCTCACAAGCATCTCATCAAACACCTTATCTACACAAAAATCTATGCCTAATTAATTCGGCCTGAAATTCCTACAACCTCCGGCCATATTCTTCATCGGATTGCTTCATCGAAGTGTTCATGATTCAAAACTActcaaaccaaagaaaatcgCATGAAGCTAAATCATCTAGACAAATTTTTCCAGATCAAACATGTTGCTTCATTTTCCTCTTTCACAGTTTCACAGAGAAGTTACCAATAATCATACAAAACACGAAGGAACAGCGAGACtagtaaaaacgaaaacaaaaatTTCCGATGCGATTGAAGAAAGGATAAGAAGCACTCACAAATTACCGATAATGCAAAAACCAAGGCTCTGAATTTTTAGATCACCGCTCGATAATCTACCCCCACTTGCACACCAGCGAGGTCGAGCTTCGGTCACCGTCCGACTGCAGGAACGAGAACACGTGCTCCAGCACCTCCTCAGGGGAACGACCACGTGCTCCATTTTCAACATTTTCCAAGCTCGAAATCGATTTCAAATCCAAACAACATCGTCCTGCTGAGTGAGGGCagagaaacagagaagaagaagaagaagaatcatgccattggagagagagagagagagagagagagagagagttgggatAAAAAATAGTTCCGATCAAAATCGAACCaaggttttaggttttgattAGATAATCGTCTTCTATCTTTTGGATTTCTAATCGGAGCTCTATTTGAGATTTCTGATCAAAACGAAGAAGATTTGAGCTATGAGATTCTTCAATATAAAGTTATAAACGTGTATCAGGCTTTAAGggttctctcaaaaaaaaaaaaaaaagctttaagGGTAGAATCggtataaaaaaattagaaaactaACATTTCTTAACATTTATCTTATTattcataaggactaaattaatattattaacaaTTTATAATGGACCattttatcaagtgggaaactaggtgatctttttatcatttcacactctaatatgaccttttccatcatttccctat
Coding sequences:
- the LOC121050136 gene encoding uncharacterized protein LOC121050136, whose amino-acid sequence is MFEAHFLSSGFVVMLFHYDGNVDEWMQFQWNDLVIYVSAVNQTKWWFAKHFLHPDVVDQYSRILLRDEDLGVDNFNPQRYVSIVRKEGLEISQPALDFFKTEVNYMEKLSKEEGIQKKLSKDILQYKAHIIKIFAEHRHN